Proteins from one Ramlibacter sp. PS4R-6 genomic window:
- a CDS encoding ABC transporter ATP-binding protein codes for MTFALELKDLRKSFGKTEIIRGCNLAVAQGERIAVIGPNGAGKSTLFNLISGRFEPTSGEVHLNGIRIDGRKPYEINRLGLSRSFQITNIFPRLSVFENLRCGVLWSLGYKYTFLKFLADLEDANDRAERLLEQIRLDKKRDVLAMNLTYAEQRALEVGITIAGGANVILLDEPTAGMSKSETRRFIELIKEVTVGKTLLTVEHDMGVVFGLADKIAVVVYGEIIAFDTPEKVRANQKVQEAYLGSHIADAQAGAH; via the coding sequence GTGACGTTTGCGCTCGAACTGAAGGACCTGCGCAAGAGCTTCGGCAAGACCGAGATCATCCGCGGCTGCAACCTGGCCGTGGCGCAGGGCGAACGCATCGCGGTGATCGGCCCCAACGGCGCCGGCAAGTCGACGCTCTTCAACCTGATCTCCGGCCGCTTCGAGCCGACCAGCGGCGAGGTGCACCTGAACGGCATCCGTATCGACGGCCGCAAGCCCTACGAGATCAACCGGCTGGGCCTGTCGCGCAGCTTCCAGATCACCAACATCTTCCCGCGCCTGTCGGTGTTCGAGAACCTGCGCTGCGGCGTGCTGTGGAGCCTGGGCTACAAGTACACGTTCCTGAAGTTCCTCGCGGACCTGGAGGACGCCAACGACCGCGCCGAGCGCCTGCTCGAGCAGATCCGCCTGGACAAGAAGCGCGACGTTCTGGCGATGAACCTCACCTATGCCGAGCAGCGGGCGCTGGAGGTCGGCATCACCATCGCCGGCGGCGCCAACGTGATCCTGCTGGACGAACCCACGGCCGGCATGAGCAAGAGCGAAACGAGGCGTTTCATCGAGCTCATCAAGGAAGTGACCGTGGGCAAGACGCTGCTGACCGTGGAACACGACATGGGCGTGGTGTTCGGCCTGGCCGACAAGATCGCGGTGGTGGTCTACGGCGAGATCATCGCCTTCGACACGCCCGAGAAGGTGCGCGCCAACCAGAAGGTGCAGGAAGCCTACCTGGGCTCCCACATCGCGGACGCACAGGCGGGGGCGCACTGA